From Coffea arabica cultivar ET-39 chromosome 2e, Coffea Arabica ET-39 HiFi, whole genome shotgun sequence, the proteins below share one genomic window:
- the LOC140036531 gene encoding abscisic acid receptor PYL4-like has protein sequence MPMPSSLQIHRITPPTTTNSAASPAAAAINFQKHGQLTWVIPVPISVPENVLHCHTHAVGPNQCCSAAVQSIMAPVDTVWSVVRRFDNPQAYKHFLKSCHVIVGDGNVGTLREVHVVSGLPAETSTERLEILDDERHVMSFRVVGGEHRLHNYRSVTTLHATPDHSGTVVVESYVVDIPQGNTKEETCVFVDTIVRCNLQSLAQMAENLAKNSNNHGSPEQKSGRLIVGF, from the exons atgcctaTGCCTTCATCCCTTCAAATCCACAGAATCACTCCTCCTACAACCACCAATTCCGCAGCCAGCCCGGCCGCGGCAGCCATCAACTTTCAGAAACACGGCCAGCTCACGTGGGTGATTCCAGTGCCCATCTCTGTCCCCGAGAATGTCTTGCACTGCCACACCCACGCGGTGGGTCCCAACCAGTGCTGCTCCGCGGCTGTGCAGTCCATCATGGCTCCTGTCGACACCGTGTGGTCCGTGGTGCGACGCTTCGACAACCCTCAAGCCTACAAGCACTTCCTCAAGAGCTGCCACGTCATCGTCGGAGACGGCAACGTGGGAACTCTCCGAGAGGTGCACGTGGTGTCGGGTCTCCCCGCGGAAACCAGCACGGAGCGGCTGGAGATTCTGGACGACGAAAGGCACGTGATGAGCTTTAGAGTTGTGGGTGGCGAACACAGGCTCCACAATTATAGGTCCGTCACCACTCTCCACGCCACGCCGGACCATAGTGGGACAGTGGTGGTTGAATCCTACGTTGTCGATATACCGCAGGGCAACACCAAGGAGGAAACTTGTGTTTTTGTCGATACCATTGTGCGGTGCAACTTGCAATCGCTGGCTCAGATGGCGGAAAACTTGGCCAAAAATAGCAACA ATCATGGAAGCCCAGAACAGAAAAGTGGTAGATTGATAGTCGGATTCTGA
- the LOC113730308 gene encoding protein trichome birefringence-like 33, with protein sequence MKPPAPSSSRVSFLLKKARVSPILLTFLAFVAFVTILYSQDLRCLFGQFDYSDHPKHNKHQTISPTKKNGGKLPFAIGETEEGCDVFSGRWVLDEVNRPLYEESECPYIQPQLTCQEHGRPDKDYQYWRWQPHGCTLPSFNATLMLETLRGKRMMFVGDSLNRGQYVSMVCLLHRLIPEDAKSMTTNGSLTIFTAKEYNATIEFYWAPFLLESNSDDAIVHRISDRLVRKGSIIKHGKNWKGVDIMVFNTYLWWMTGRTFKILQGSFNDEVKDIAEVSTDDAYRMGMKTMLRWIKRNMDPKKTRVFFASMSPSHAKSIEWGGSPDGNCYNETKLIEDPNYWGSDTRKSIMQVIGEEFRKTRVPITFLNITQLSGYRKDAHTSIYKKQWSPLTPQQLANPVSYADCTHWCLPGLHDTWNELLFAKLFYP encoded by the exons ATGAAGCCACCAGCTCCCTCGTCTTCTCGAGTCAGTTTCCTGCTGAAAAAGGCCAGGGTCTCTCCTATTCTCCTCACCTTCCTAGCCTTCGTTGCCTTCGTCACCATCCTCTACAGCCAAGACTTGCGCTGCCTCTTCGGCCAATTTGACTACTCTGACCATCCTAAACACAACAAGCACCAAACCATCTCACCTACCA AGAAGAACGGAGGGAAGTTGCCTTTTGCCATCGGAGAAACTGAGGAAGGATGTGATGTGTTTAGCGGGAGATGGGTTCTGGACGAGGTGAACCGGCCGCTGTACGAGGAATCAGAATGTCCGTATATTCAACCGCAGCTGACATGCCAAGAACACGGCCGCCCTGATAAGGACTATCAGTATTGGAGATGGCAGCCTCATGGCTGTACACTTCCCAG TTTCAATGCCACGTTGATGCTGGAAACGCTTCGAGGAAAGAGAATGATGTTCGTCGGCGATTCCCTAAACAGGGGGCAGTACGTTTCCATGGTCTGCCTTCTCCACAGACTCATCCCTGAAGACGCCAAATCCATGACAACTAACGGTTCACTTACTATATTCACAGCAAAG GAATACAATGCAACCATCGAATTCTACTGGGCACCATTTCTCCTCGAGTCCAACTCGGACGATGCTATCGTACACAGAATATCTGATAGGCTAGTCCGTAAAGGTTCAATTATTAAGCATGGAAAGAATTGGAAAGGAGTTGATATAATGGTTTTCAACACTTACCTGTGGTGGATGACCGGCCGAACATTCAAGATACT GCAAGGGTCTTTTAATGATGAAGTGAAAGATATTGCGGAAGTGTCTACGGACGATGCTTATCGTATGGGAATGAAAACTATGTTAAGATGGATAAAGAGGAATATGGATCCCAAGAAAACTAGAGTCTTCTTCGCTAGCATGTCACCCTCTCATGCAAA AAGCATAGAGTGGGGCGGCAGTCCAGATGGGAACTGCTATAATGAGACCAAGCTGATAGAAGATCCAAATTATTGGGGTTCAGATACCCGGAAAAGCATAATGCAAGTGATCGGAGAAGAATTCAGAAAAACCAGGGTGCCTATAACGTTTCTCAACATCACGCAGCTATCAGGTTACCGAAAGGATGCACATACATCCATTTACAAGAAACAATGGAGTCCCCTCACCCCGCAGCAGCTAGCCAACCCTGTCAGCTATGCCGATTGCACGCATTGGTGTTTGCCCGGCCTCCATGATACCTGGAACGAGCTTTTGTTTGCCAAGCTCTTTTATCCTTGA
- the LOC140003857 gene encoding uncharacterized protein isoform X2 has protein sequence MLDMQIVGTGTMDPTNFRNRSPIFIPLLFIATILHRLSFNSVFAICEFSYRDHNRLYNYSLASPLRKFPHGVLSEDGFYKVAVNETVLWFQLCDVMLFNHDPPTCIDCMDCGGPSRCGMGCSALAANIIQGYPICNSVGRLSSTIVYLIDNKKPHMGVVVKMSNSQPKLNCSVSVSVICDYNGVEGPRMLEKVGTCDYVTQLRHPAGCAKVISSHGSGWGWFGTFLVIILCLFGAYLLAGVVYRYFFLNIHGIDAIPNLEFWATVPHKVQSFFVALVRRFRGPSQGYRSSYSPVNF, from the exons ATGTTGGACATGCAAATTGTCGGAACAGGGACGATGGATCCCACCAATTTTCGCAATCGGTCACCCATTTTTATTCCTTTGCTTTTCATAGCAACGATTTTACACAGACTCAGCTTCAACTCGGTGTTTGCTATTTGCGAGTTCAGCTACAGGGACCATAACAGGCTCTACAACTATAGCTTAGCTTCCCCACTTCGTAAATTTCCCCACGGCGTCCTCAGCGAAGATGG GTTTTACAAGGTGGCAGTTAATGAGACAGTGCTTTGGTTTCAG CTGTGTGATGTAATGCTTTTCAACCATGATCCTCCTACTTGTATTGACTGCATG GACTGTGGTGGTCCGTCACGCTGTGGCATGGGTTGTAGTGCGCTGGCCGCAAATATCATTCAAG GTTATCCCATTTGTAATTCTGTTGGACGTCTATCAAGCACAATTGTGTATCTTATAG ATAACAAAAAGCCACACATGGGTGTCGTTGTTAAGATGTCAAACAGCCAGCCAAAACTGAACTGTTCAGTCTCTGTGTCTGTTATCTGTGATTATAATGGAGTTGAA GGCCCTCGGATGCTTGAAAAAGTTGGAACATGTGACTAT GTTACTCAACTAAGGCATCCTGCTGGGTGTGCTAAGGTGATATCCTCACATGGAAGTGGATGGGGTTGGTTTGGTACTTTTTTAGTTAT AATCTTATGCCTATTCGGGGCTTACCTGCTGGCTGGTGTTGTTTATCGATATTTCTTCTTGAACATTCATGGAATAGAT GCAATTCCGAACCTGGAATTTTGGGCAACTGTACCACACAAAGTTCAG AGTTTTTTTGTAGCTTTGGTCCGGAGATTTAGAGGACCTTCTCAAGGTTATAGGAGCTCCTATtctccggtcaatttttga
- the LOC140003857 gene encoding uncharacterized protein isoform X3, giving the protein MLDMQIVGTGTMDPTNFRNRSPIFIPLLFIATILHRLSFNSVFAICEFSYRDHNRLYNYSLASPLRKFPHGVLSEDGFYKVAVNETVLWFQLCDVMLFNHDPPTCIDCMDCGGPSRCGMGCSALAANIIQGYPICNSVGRLSSTIVYLIDNKKPHMGVVVKMSNSQPKLNCSVSVSVICDYNGVEGPRMLEKVGTCDYVTQLRHPAGCAKVISSHGSGWGWFGTFLVMQFRTWNFGQLYHTKFRRWSLMALSLYWKYLNIYSLSFSGFAEFFCSFGPEI; this is encoded by the exons ATGTTGGACATGCAAATTGTCGGAACAGGGACGATGGATCCCACCAATTTTCGCAATCGGTCACCCATTTTTATTCCTTTGCTTTTCATAGCAACGATTTTACACAGACTCAGCTTCAACTCGGTGTTTGCTATTTGCGAGTTCAGCTACAGGGACCATAACAGGCTCTACAACTATAGCTTAGCTTCCCCACTTCGTAAATTTCCCCACGGCGTCCTCAGCGAAGATGG GTTTTACAAGGTGGCAGTTAATGAGACAGTGCTTTGGTTTCAG CTGTGTGATGTAATGCTTTTCAACCATGATCCTCCTACTTGTATTGACTGCATG GACTGTGGTGGTCCGTCACGCTGTGGCATGGGTTGTAGTGCGCTGGCCGCAAATATCATTCAAG GTTATCCCATTTGTAATTCTGTTGGACGTCTATCAAGCACAATTGTGTATCTTATAG ATAACAAAAAGCCACACATGGGTGTCGTTGTTAAGATGTCAAACAGCCAGCCAAAACTGAACTGTTCAGTCTCTGTGTCTGTTATCTGTGATTATAATGGAGTTGAA GGCCCTCGGATGCTTGAAAAAGTTGGAACATGTGACTAT GTTACTCAACTAAGGCATCCTGCTGGGTGTGCTAAGGTGATATCCTCACATGGAAGTGGATGGGGTTGGTTTGGTACTTTTTTAGTTAT GCAATTCCGAACCTGGAATTTTGGGCAACTGTACCACACAAAGTTCAG AAGATGGTCTCTCATGGCTTTGAGTCTCTACTGGAAATATCTAAACATCTACTCTCTGTCTTTCTCTGGATTTGCAGAGTTTTTTTGTAGCTTTGGTCCGGAGATTTAG
- the LOC140003857 gene encoding uncharacterized protein isoform X1 → MLDMQIVGTGTMDPTNFRNRSPIFIPLLFIATILHRLSFNSVFAICEFSYRDHNRLYNYSLASPLRKFPHGVLSEDGFYKVAVNETVLWFQLCDVMLFNHDPPTCIDCMDCGGPSRCGMGCSALAANIIQGYPICNSVGRLSSTIVYLIDNKKPHMGVVVKMSNSQPKLNCSVSVSVICDYNGVEGPRMLEKVGTCDYVTQLRHPAGCAKVISSHGSGWGWFGTFLVIILCLFGAYLLAGVVYRYFFLNIHGIDAIPNLEFWATVPHKVQKMVSHGFESLLEISKHLLSVFLWICRVFL, encoded by the exons ATGTTGGACATGCAAATTGTCGGAACAGGGACGATGGATCCCACCAATTTTCGCAATCGGTCACCCATTTTTATTCCTTTGCTTTTCATAGCAACGATTTTACACAGACTCAGCTTCAACTCGGTGTTTGCTATTTGCGAGTTCAGCTACAGGGACCATAACAGGCTCTACAACTATAGCTTAGCTTCCCCACTTCGTAAATTTCCCCACGGCGTCCTCAGCGAAGATGG GTTTTACAAGGTGGCAGTTAATGAGACAGTGCTTTGGTTTCAG CTGTGTGATGTAATGCTTTTCAACCATGATCCTCCTACTTGTATTGACTGCATG GACTGTGGTGGTCCGTCACGCTGTGGCATGGGTTGTAGTGCGCTGGCCGCAAATATCATTCAAG GTTATCCCATTTGTAATTCTGTTGGACGTCTATCAAGCACAATTGTGTATCTTATAG ATAACAAAAAGCCACACATGGGTGTCGTTGTTAAGATGTCAAACAGCCAGCCAAAACTGAACTGTTCAGTCTCTGTGTCTGTTATCTGTGATTATAATGGAGTTGAA GGCCCTCGGATGCTTGAAAAAGTTGGAACATGTGACTAT GTTACTCAACTAAGGCATCCTGCTGGGTGTGCTAAGGTGATATCCTCACATGGAAGTGGATGGGGTTGGTTTGGTACTTTTTTAGTTAT AATCTTATGCCTATTCGGGGCTTACCTGCTGGCTGGTGTTGTTTATCGATATTTCTTCTTGAACATTCATGGAATAGAT GCAATTCCGAACCTGGAATTTTGGGCAACTGTACCACACAAAGTTCAG AAGATGGTCTCTCATGGCTTTGAGTCTCTACTGGAAATATCTAAACATCTACTCTCTGTCTTTCTCTGGATTTGCAGAGTTTTTTTGTAG
- the LOC140003857 gene encoding uncharacterized protein isoform X4, which translates to MLDMQIVGTGTMDPTNFRNRSPIFIPLLFIATILHRLSFNSVFAICEFSYRDHNRLYNYSLASPLRKFPHGVLSEDGFYKVAVNETVLWFQLCDVMLFNHDPPTCIDCMDCGGPSRCGMGCSALAANIIQGYPICNSVGRLSSTIVYLIDNKKPHMGVVVKMSNSQPKLNCSVSVSVICDYNGVEGPRMLEKVGTCDYVTQLRHPAGCAKVISSHGSGWGWFGTFLVMQFRTWNFGQLYHTKFRVFL; encoded by the exons ATGTTGGACATGCAAATTGTCGGAACAGGGACGATGGATCCCACCAATTTTCGCAATCGGTCACCCATTTTTATTCCTTTGCTTTTCATAGCAACGATTTTACACAGACTCAGCTTCAACTCGGTGTTTGCTATTTGCGAGTTCAGCTACAGGGACCATAACAGGCTCTACAACTATAGCTTAGCTTCCCCACTTCGTAAATTTCCCCACGGCGTCCTCAGCGAAGATGG GTTTTACAAGGTGGCAGTTAATGAGACAGTGCTTTGGTTTCAG CTGTGTGATGTAATGCTTTTCAACCATGATCCTCCTACTTGTATTGACTGCATG GACTGTGGTGGTCCGTCACGCTGTGGCATGGGTTGTAGTGCGCTGGCCGCAAATATCATTCAAG GTTATCCCATTTGTAATTCTGTTGGACGTCTATCAAGCACAATTGTGTATCTTATAG ATAACAAAAAGCCACACATGGGTGTCGTTGTTAAGATGTCAAACAGCCAGCCAAAACTGAACTGTTCAGTCTCTGTGTCTGTTATCTGTGATTATAATGGAGTTGAA GGCCCTCGGATGCTTGAAAAAGTTGGAACATGTGACTAT GTTACTCAACTAAGGCATCCTGCTGGGTGTGCTAAGGTGATATCCTCACATGGAAGTGGATGGGGTTGGTTTGGTACTTTTTTAGTTAT GCAATTCCGAACCTGGAATTTTGGGCAACTGTACCACACAAAGTTCAG AGTTTTTTTGTAG